In the genome of Enterococcus hirae ATCC 9790, one region contains:
- the asnS gene encoding asparagine--tRNA ligase, protein METIQIIDSKNHVGETVKIGAWVANKRSSGKIAFLQLRDGTAYFQGVVVKSEVPEEVFQLAKNLHQETSIILTGEIREDSRSKFGYEIGIKTIEVVSESHDYPITPKEHGTDFLMDHRHLWLRSSRQHAIMQIRNEIIRATYEFFNNHNFVKIDPPILTGSAPEGTTDLFETNYFDQKAYLSQSGQLYMEAAAMAFGKVFSFGPTFRAEKSKTRRHLIEFWMIEPEMAFTHQEESLEVQEQYVAFLVQNVLDHCDYALDVLERDKEVLKTYTKLPFPRISYDDAIELLKKNGFDDIEWGDDFGSPHETFIANSFEQPVFILNYPKAIKPFYMKPHPTREDVVICADMIAPEGYGEIIGGSERATDYEFLLEQIKNHGLDENEYSWYLDLRKYGSVPHSGFGLGLERTVTWIAGIDHVREAIPFPRLLNRIYP, encoded by the coding sequence GTGGAAACAATTCAAATCATTGATTCGAAAAATCATGTAGGAGAAACAGTAAAGATTGGCGCTTGGGTAGCAAATAAACGTTCAAGCGGAAAAATTGCTTTTCTACAACTAAGAGATGGAACGGCTTATTTTCAAGGAGTAGTTGTGAAAAGTGAAGTTCCAGAAGAAGTATTTCAATTAGCAAAAAATCTTCACCAAGAAACATCAATCATCTTGACCGGAGAAATCCGTGAAGATAGCCGTTCAAAATTTGGCTACGAAATCGGGATTAAGACAATCGAAGTTGTCAGTGAAAGTCATGATTATCCCATCACACCTAAAGAACATGGAACTGATTTTTTGATGGATCACCGTCATTTATGGTTACGTTCTTCCAGACAACATGCAATCATGCAAATCAGAAATGAAATTATTCGTGCAACATATGAGTTCTTTAATAACCATAACTTTGTCAAAATCGATCCTCCAATTTTAACTGGTTCTGCACCAGAAGGAACGACTGACTTATTTGAAACGAACTATTTTGACCAAAAAGCGTACTTATCACAAAGTGGTCAATTATATATGGAAGCTGCAGCGATGGCTTTTGGTAAAGTATTCTCCTTTGGTCCAACATTCCGTGCAGAAAAATCAAAAACACGTCGTCATTTGATCGAATTTTGGATGATTGAACCTGAGATGGCATTTACACATCAAGAAGAAAGTCTAGAGGTCCAAGAACAATATGTTGCTTTCTTAGTACAAAATGTATTGGATCACTGTGATTACGCATTAGATGTCTTGGAACGAGACAAAGAAGTATTGAAAACTTATACGAAGTTACCATTCCCACGTATCTCTTATGATGATGCGATTGAATTATTGAAGAAAAATGGGTTTGATGATATTGAGTGGGGCGATGATTTTGGTTCTCCGCATGAGACATTCATTGCCAATTCATTTGAACAACCCGTATTTATCTTGAATTATCCAAAAGCAATCAAACCTTTCTATATGAAACCACATCCAACTCGTGAAGATGTAGTGATCTGTGCCGATATGATCGCACCAGAAGGATACGGTGAGATCATTGGTGGTAGTGAACGGGCAACGGATTATGAATTCTTATTAGAACAGATCAAAAATCATGGTTTAGACGAAAATGAATATTCTTGGTATCTTGATTTGCGTAAATATGGTTCAGTGCCACATTCTGGATTTGGATTGGGCTTAGAGCGAACAGTTACTTGGATCGCAGGTATCGACCATGTGCGTGAAGCAATTCCATTCCCACGTTTGTTAAACCGTATCTATCCATAA
- a CDS encoding helix-turn-helix domain-containing protein produces the protein MKAILSKKHYIQLIILETYLANGQVTVQQLEETTQATKQTILKQLNELENRGFFQVEKKKIIYC, from the coding sequence ATGAAAGCGATATTATCCAAAAAACATTATATCCAATTAATTATTTTAGAAACATATTTAGCAAATGGACAAGTGACCGTTCAACAACTAGAAGAAACAACCCAAGCAACCAAGCAAACGATTCTTAAACAATTGAATGAGCTGGAAAATCGTGGCTTTTTTCAAGTGGAAAAGAAAAAGATCATTTATTGCTGA
- a CDS encoding carbohydrate binding domain-containing protein, producing MKNNMKKVFVASIACLSLGTSIGVHATTIGKEAITISDNLKEVVEDSIISNGDFSAGLDHWIVSNPESKNPTLVTENGVSYVKAMLGENIHQYVKLQPNTTYTFSYDAAGSKNFPSKVEFGTLNHGEEFVSLQESAHNNEQWERHSFTFTTPEKDNTYIIRFSSTGNGWATFKNIDIQSEDDTSQNTLLSVGVESHQPYIYLNLTPEQFNSKQRLMVYLDGNYYFETYNGKAYYSYKEITDELVKIRRGFEGNKGEKIEVYLAPGSPGQSSAGKVLLETYVVEKKLESAATEYDQIVKDIQVVGNKVVMDIDREIFEQDNRIVLYKNDAYIAETYKGKAYYSSVKKMNETVRVTYSKGVVAGDIISVKLVGNRPGTSTTNSFQQLLATIEVE from the coding sequence ATGAAAAATAACATGAAGAAGGTATTTGTCGCAAGTATTGCCTGTCTGTCTTTAGGAACTTCTATAGGCGTACATGCAACAACCATAGGCAAGGAAGCTATTACTATCAGTGATAACTTGAAAGAAGTGGTTGAGGACTCGATTATCAGTAACGGGGATTTTAGCGCTGGTTTAGATCATTGGATCGTGTCAAACCCAGAATCGAAGAATCCAACACTGGTAACTGAAAATGGGGTTTCTTATGTGAAAGCAATGTTGGGCGAAAATATCCATCAATATGTGAAATTACAACCCAATACGACCTACACATTTTCTTATGACGCTGCGGGAAGCAAAAATTTTCCGAGTAAAGTCGAGTTTGGTACATTGAATCACGGAGAAGAATTTGTTTCTTTACAAGAATCGGCACATAATAATGAACAATGGGAAAGACATTCGTTTACTTTTACGACACCAGAAAAAGACAATACATATATTATCCGTTTTTCTTCTACGGGAAATGGTTGGGCAACTTTTAAAAATATCGATATCCAATCTGAAGATGACACATCCCAAAATACTTTGTTATCTGTTGGAGTAGAAAGTCACCAACCATATATCTACTTAAACTTAACGCCAGAACAATTTAATAGCAAACAACGCCTGATGGTTTATTTGGATGGTAACTATTATTTTGAAACGTATAATGGTAAAGCTTACTACTCTTACAAAGAGATAACAGACGAACTAGTAAAGATACGTCGTGGGTTTGAAGGCAACAAAGGTGAAAAAATTGAAGTTTATTTAGCGCCTGGATCACCTGGTCAAAGCTCTGCAGGTAAAGTATTGTTAGAAACCTATGTAGTAGAGAAAAAATTGGAATCAGCAGCGACTGAATATGATCAGATCGTGAAAGATATTCAAGTAGTTGGAAATAAAGTAGTGATGGATATTGATCGAGAAATATTTGAGCAAGACAATCGAATCGTACTTTATAAAAATGATGCATATATCGCGGAAACTTATAAAGGAAAAGCTTACTATTCATCAGTCAAAAAAATGAATGAGACTGTTCGGGTGACTTACAGTAAAGGCGTGGTTGCTGGCGATATCATTTCAGTTAAATTAGTAGGTAATCGACCAGGAACAAGTACTACGAATAGTTTCCAACAACTACTAGCGACTATAGAAGTGGAATAA
- a CDS encoding heavy metal translocating P-type ATPase: MKSYRLEGLDCANCAMKIEKRINEINGVKQANVNFAVGKLTIDADQDKIGEIETETRKVIKELEPEVEVKEMEEVTSTLNEEKKDLIRIVLSAIGLLGLFIWDPAEPIRFIGFLLVYLFIGFDVIKQAALNITRGQLFDENFLMAIATIGAMLIGEYPEAVAVMLFYQVGEYFQGFAVNQSRKSIRALMEIRPEVAHVETEAGLVTTQPERVMIGEHVFVKPGERVPLDGKVISGQSLVDTSALTGESVPKEVFEGESVLSGFININQPLVVEVEKNYQNSTISKLLELVENASSKKAPAENFITKFARYYTPVVVVLAVLLAILPPLVLPNTGFDEWIYRALTFLVISCPCALVISVPLSFFGGIGGASKMGVLVKGSNYLELLAHTDTMVFDKTGTLTKGDFSVQSIETTMVEPLFMQYVASVEQYSTHPIAQAILADYEGALLPTDQMEEVLGEGIKAVVDGKVVLVGNHKLFTRYNIAFPVNQAVGTLVYVAIDQQYVGSIVIADSIKEDAKAALQKLKKLGVKQTVMLTGDAQAIATHIGNELGIDTVYSELLPQDKVAKLEQILTNASQKTAFVGDGINDAPVLARADVGIAMGGLGSDAAIEAADVVIMNDEPGKIADAIRLSRKTLKIVKQNIIFAIGIKSVVLILGAFGIATMGDAVFADVGVTVLAVLNAMRCLKL; the protein is encoded by the coding sequence ATGAAAAGCTATCGATTAGAAGGATTGGATTGCGCAAACTGTGCAATGAAAATCGAAAAAAGAATCAACGAAATCAATGGGGTAAAGCAAGCAAATGTTAACTTTGCTGTAGGTAAATTAACGATTGACGCAGATCAGGATAAGATAGGTGAAATCGAAACTGAAACTAGAAAAGTGATCAAGGAATTAGAACCAGAAGTTGAGGTAAAAGAGATGGAAGAAGTGACTTCGACATTAAATGAAGAAAAAAAGGATCTGATTCGTATTGTCCTATCAGCTATTGGCTTATTAGGCTTGTTTATTTGGGATCCAGCTGAACCGATTCGTTTTATTGGATTTTTACTTGTCTATTTATTTATTGGTTTTGATGTTATTAAACAAGCTGCATTAAACATTACGAGAGGTCAATTGTTTGATGAAAATTTTTTGATGGCAATCGCAACGATCGGTGCGATGTTGATTGGTGAATATCCAGAGGCAGTAGCGGTCATGTTGTTTTATCAAGTAGGAGAATATTTCCAAGGCTTTGCAGTCAACCAATCAAGAAAATCGATACGTGCATTGATGGAGATTCGACCAGAAGTGGCTCATGTTGAAACAGAAGCTGGATTGGTGACAACCCAGCCAGAAAGAGTAATGATTGGGGAGCATGTTTTTGTCAAACCAGGAGAACGAGTACCATTAGATGGGAAAGTCATCAGTGGGCAGTCATTAGTTGACACTTCTGCATTAACGGGAGAATCGGTTCCAAAAGAAGTTTTTGAAGGAGAGTCAGTATTAAGTGGTTTTATCAATATCAATCAACCATTAGTTGTTGAAGTAGAAAAAAATTATCAAAACTCAACCATTAGTAAATTGCTCGAATTAGTAGAAAATGCAAGTAGTAAAAAGGCACCAGCAGAAAATTTCATCACTAAATTTGCTCGTTACTACACGCCAGTGGTAGTAGTATTAGCTGTTTTATTAGCCATTTTACCACCACTTGTGTTACCAAATACAGGATTTGATGAATGGATTTACCGAGCTTTGACGTTCTTAGTGATTTCGTGTCCTTGTGCTTTAGTAATTTCGGTACCTTTAAGCTTTTTTGGAGGGATTGGTGGAGCTAGTAAAATGGGTGTATTAGTGAAGGGTAGTAATTACCTTGAATTATTAGCTCATACAGACACCATGGTTTTTGACAAAACAGGAACTCTGACAAAAGGTGATTTTTCTGTTCAATCAATTGAAACTACTATGGTTGAACCTTTATTCATGCAATATGTTGCAAGTGTAGAACAATATTCGACACATCCGATTGCACAAGCGATTTTAGCTGATTATGAAGGAGCATTATTACCCACGGATCAAATGGAAGAAGTTTTAGGCGAAGGAATCAAGGCAGTTGTGGATGGGAAAGTAGTCTTAGTAGGAAATCATAAACTTTTCACTCGATACAATATAGCCTTTCCAGTCAATCAAGCAGTTGGTACCTTAGTATATGTGGCAATTGATCAACAGTATGTTGGAAGCATAGTGATTGCAGATTCCATCAAAGAAGATGCAAAAGCAGCTTTACAAAAACTAAAAAAACTTGGAGTTAAACAAACTGTGATGCTTACCGGGGACGCACAAGCAATTGCGACACATATTGGAAATGAATTAGGAATCGACACGGTCTATAGCGAGCTCTTACCGCAAGACAAAGTGGCTAAATTAGAGCAAATCCTCACGAACGCATCGCAAAAGACTGCGTTTGTTGGTGACGGAATCAATGATGCACCTGTGCTAGCTAGAGCTGATGTCGGAATAGCGATGGGAGGTCTTGGAAGTGATGCAGCAATCGAAGCGGCTGATGTAGTGATCATGAATGATGAACCTGGAAAAATCGCAGATGCTATTCGCTTATCAAGAAAAACGTTGAAAATCGTTAAACAAAATATTATCTTTGCAATCGGGATCAAAAGTGTTGTCTTAATTTTAGGCGCATTCGGGATCGCCACAATGGGAGATGCCGTATTTGCTGATGTAGGTGTCACTGTACTAGCAGTCTTAAACGCTATGAGATGTTTAAAACTCTAA
- a CDS encoding APC family permease has product MNDKQLRWFTVALIAFNMVWGMGNVVNNYAQQGISVVTSWLLILAIYFIPYALIVGQLGSAFKDSKGGVSSWVENTTSNKRLAYYAAWTYWVVHIPYLAQKPQAILIAAGWAVQGNGNIVNTMTVQMVAVISLVIFLAFLYLSTKGLSTLKVIGGLAGTAMFVMSLLFILMAVTAPFITTDMEFATTGMNQVKTYIPTFDFSYFTTVSMLVFAVGGAEKISPYVNSTRNPAKEFPKGMIFLAAMVGVCAVLGSVAMGMLFASDNIPKDLMANGAYSAFQILGNYYGIGNSLMIIYALTNMVGQISALAFSIDAPLKILLADADPEFVPSWLRKRSNKGTLVNGYLLTGILVSIIILLPIFGIKDMNELVKWLTNLNSVVMPMRYLWVFLAYMMLNKAYKKFTSEYKFVKNPKVGFIFGAWCFAFTAFACILGMVPKVEYAADPKAWWFQLISNVVTPIILIMLGMILPAIARRDKNKNVKETLIKT; this is encoded by the coding sequence ATGAACGATAAACAACTACGTTGGTTTACCGTAGCACTCATTGCTTTCAACATGGTTTGGGGCATGGGGAATGTAGTAAACAACTATGCGCAACAAGGAATTTCAGTTGTTACTTCTTGGCTATTGATTCTTGCTATTTATTTTATCCCTTATGCCTTGATCGTAGGGCAACTTGGTTCCGCATTTAAAGACAGTAAAGGTGGCGTCAGCTCTTGGGTCGAAAATACGACATCAAATAAACGGTTGGCATACTATGCTGCATGGACTTATTGGGTCGTCCACATTCCTTATCTTGCACAAAAACCTCAGGCAATTTTGATTGCTGCTGGATGGGCAGTTCAAGGAAATGGAAATATTGTTAACACAATGACTGTTCAAATGGTAGCAGTGATTTCCTTAGTAATTTTCTTAGCCTTCTTGTATCTTTCTACAAAAGGATTATCCACATTGAAGGTCATTGGTGGATTAGCAGGAACTGCGATGTTTGTCATGTCACTTTTATTTATTTTGATGGCAGTAACAGCTCCATTTATTACTACTGATATGGAATTTGCTACTACAGGAATGAATCAGGTCAAAACATACATCCCGACATTTGACTTTAGCTATTTTACGACCGTTTCGATGCTTGTATTTGCAGTAGGTGGGGCAGAAAAAATCTCTCCTTATGTTAATTCCACAAGAAATCCAGCCAAAGAATTTCCAAAAGGAATGATTTTCTTGGCTGCAATGGTTGGTGTTTGTGCGGTTTTAGGTTCTGTAGCGATGGGAATGTTATTTGCGAGTGACAATATTCCGAAAGACTTAATGGCAAATGGTGCTTACAGTGCTTTCCAAATCCTAGGCAACTATTATGGCATTGGTAATTCGTTGATGATCATCTATGCTTTGACAAATATGGTTGGTCAAATTTCCGCATTAGCCTTCTCAATCGATGCACCACTGAAAATTTTATTAGCAGATGCAGATCCAGAATTTGTTCCTTCATGGTTACGTAAACGAAGCAATAAAGGAACACTCGTCAATGGCTATTTATTGACTGGGATTTTAGTTAGCATCATCATTTTACTACCCATTTTTGGAATCAAAGACATGAACGAATTAGTGAAATGGTTGACTAATCTAAATTCAGTAGTAATGCCTATGCGTTATTTATGGGTATTCTTAGCGTATATGATGTTGAATAAAGCTTACAAGAAATTTACTTCTGAGTATAAATTCGTGAAGAATCCAAAGGTTGGTTTTATTTTCGGTGCTTGGTGTTTTGCCTTTACCGCTTTTGCTTGTATTCTGGGAATGGTTCCCAAAGTCGAGTATGCGGCTGATCCTAAAGCTTGGTGGTTCCAGTTGATCTCAAATGTCGTTACACCAATTATTTTGATCATGTTGGGAATGATCTTACCAGCGATTGCCCGTCGTGATAAAAATAAAAATGTAAAAGAAACATTGATTAAAACATAA